ggacccgtcctcctcctcatccagccgCGGTCCTCCAACAGGCCCGGGCCCTCCGTTATTAATTAAAGACGTGGTCCCGGGGTCGCGTGTCtgcgtgtccctcctcctccatgtcggGATTTCATTCCTCAGCTCTCTCcggtcccccccacccctctggcCCCCCCCCAGGTGGTCTCCTTTAACAGAAGTAAATTATTTATCAGTCAGGGGGCCGAAGCCGATGGATTGAAGGACGGATGGAGATGAATAAGTGAGGAGGTAAAAAATGATACATCGGGCAACGTTTTGTctgaggatgtgtgtgtttgcacgaaagcagcgtgtgcgtgtgtgtgtgtgtgtgtgtgcgtgtgtgtctgtctgcatgaCTGCGTGTCCCTGTGTGGAATTCCGGCGGGTCTTCCGGAGAAGCTCTTCCACGATGCAGAAAATCTGAGCCAAGGATGGTGATGGATGGGGAGGAGGGATCCAGGGAGGGGATCCGGAGGGGGGGACAGTGCCAAGGCGACTCGGGCCTCGCCAGAGACAGCAGGGAGGTGGCAAACcaagggggagggagaagggaaaaaaagagagggagacaacgTTAGAGACGTCCACAAAAAGGACGGTGTCCAAAGTGAGCAGCAATGGGCTCACGGAGCAGACGGACTTGTTGGGTGAGGCGTGTGCCGCGGCATCACACTGCGACGCTAAACACCTACAGACCCAATAAACACTTTCATAtcgtgtgaaaaaaaaagcgagCGATGTCATTTGGTATTAATTTAATGGGAACGGAGATTGTTCACCTAGAAGCTATTATTTTAGTCACAGCCGATCACGTTTCCTAATCGAGCATAAAATGGCGGAGATATGAAAGAAAAATCTCTTCAAATCACCAACTAAACAAATTAAAAGTGTTTTGATTGCATTTCATCAGCTTCAATAGAGCTGCAGCTGATACGACGGTTAGAAATCGGTGAGGGCGGCGATGATTAATACTTTTAACACATATGAATCCATCAAAACAAACATGTGGAGAAACTGAGGAGAAGCATTTCTCTCCAAGGACGCTGGAGGCccgaagagggaggagaagagtcGTGATTGGGAAGGACTCAGGAGGTCGACGTCAAGGTTGAAGGCCGAGCGGCGTATCGATGTGGTCCTGCGAGTATcgtaaaagcacatttttacaCCCGTAGTCTACAAAAGAGGAACACAGCGCTGCGCGGCCACGCGCCGTAAACCAGACTGCTGTTTTCTATTACCGAGAGATGTCGacatcctcctcccctccccccgctctcccccctcgccatccCCCCCCGCAGGGCCCAGAGTGAGGCGCAATTTAATTCAATCGATCCGGACGTGGCTTTAACAACCGGCTCCGTCGTTTCTCGCGGCGCGACCTTGAAGCGAGAATGGAAAACCTGGTTAAGGCGTTTGTATAAGCGCCGTAATTATATGAGCGTCGCCTCGTTGAGGATTTAATCGACTAATTACGGTGGATaggagaggaaatgaagaggTGCAGCGGCGCACCTGTTCAGGAGAGCTTCTAGTCTTTGAGAAACATGTGAACTTCACAGTTTATTGACACACGAGATTGCATCGACCCCCCCCTTGGTACCACGGTTATTAATGCACCTGCGTGAAGAGGTTCCGATTCAATTTTTGTCATTTAAGAATGTAATTATTAGTCATTAAAAGGtctctaaataaaaaatgagctgGAGGGAAAATCCTGCCGGAGGATGTTTCAAGTGTGACCTGTTGTCGGACACAACGTCGTTACcatcaccacggcaacagaATGGCCACTGGTGGTGTCTCCAGAAGTGGATCCAGCCGTGGCCGAGCCCCCTCAGGGTCCGTTGATGCTCAGTGAGACGCAAatactcttcttcttcttctgaaccTCTTTTCTGGATctacaacatgtgtgtgtgtgtgtgtgtgtgtgtgggggggagctCCGTTTGCAGCACATAAAACCACTATAATGACTATAATGAGCATTTTCACCTTTGCGTCTGTGCTCGAACCGAGACCCTCGGCCACTCAGCTCGGATCAACCAGACTCgatagaagcagagagaagcCGTCCTTTCTACGAGACTCTGTGACAGAAAACTAAAGGTCACAGAGGTCGCGAGAAGCCACAGCTGCCACTTCTGGGCGTTTGGTTAACACAGCTCTGcccggggaggggagggggggtccgcTGGGCACGGGGCCCACTCGCTTGGTACACTTCGTCTCTATTGGGACTATGAATGAGGTGATGCTATCTCCAGTGTTCGTATTGTCATCCGGCCTTTAACAACAGCTAATCTACTGGGGGGGGTCTTGGATGTCGCGGTCTACATTTAtgcctttgttttctctcaGGGCAAATGACCTCACCTCTCCACCGTCTCTGCCCCGGAACAGAGAAGACAGTCCAGACCAAGTTTGACAGTAATGTTTATTGAAGGAACAACCATGCTGACTGAACACGTCCACGATCACATCACGAACCCAGAACATCTCCATCAGGTCCTCCTCCACGCTTGGAGCCGGTTGGAATTCAAGTCACAAGCTGGAaccgatttttatttttatttttgtgggtACGACGCAACCCCCGACGTCCGAAATCAATCCTGGAGACACGCGTGGGATGAAACTCAGCAGAACGCGGATGAGCTCCAACCGTCTGCCTCCTTTCCGTCAATCCTCCTCTGCACCGCCACGACCTCTGTGTGACCTTTAGTGCGCTTACTTACGAGCTGTCGCCGGCTTCAAGTCACCCAAACACAGAACGTCATCTTTTCCGTGTTGACATGATGGgccaaccgtgtgtgtgtgtgtgtgtgtgtgtgagtgagtatttGTGCGTTGCAAGTTGCATTGTCCTGTAATGACCAATTCCGTCCGTACAAtaactgttttttcttcttctttttcttgttacaTTCACTCTGCGTCGAGCTAGCCGTCGCTCCTGATGACGTGAAACAGCGTGACGTTGTAGAGCACCTGGTGTCCGTTGTTCCAGGTGTACAGCGCTCTCTCCCTGGGGTTGTAGTCCATCATGCTGATGTGGGAGTACTGGTTGTGGAAGGGGATGTCGGTGTACTCGTAGGTAGAGGAGTTGGTGTGGTAGGCGAAGTGCACTTTGGCCCCGGCCAGGTGGGAGTTGGTGACGTAGAGGGTGCCGCAGATCATGAAGGCCTCCCCCGCGCTGCGCTTAGGGAAGCCCGTGTCCCAGCTCCGCAGCACCTCCAGCGAGCGCGAGTCCAGGCGGCTCACCTGCGGGCAGAGAGCGAGGCGCTCAGAGACGGAAAGACAGCAAAACACTTCCTGTCctctgaaaaaaatccaattaaaaaCCGATTGaagggggggctgctgctgcgtaAGACAATAATCTCCAAATTTCCTTTTTCTATAATCTCTTGTTTGTTGAATTTAATGAGACTTTTGCACCTAATCACATGCTGTACTTGTGTACAATCTCTTTTATATATTATAGGCCGTGTATATtagtatatttttcttttttttgtgtaggTTTTTCCACTGAAATGATTAACTTGCTGTGTCATTATAATCAAATAGGCAGGTTATGCAAAGCTACGTTAGCACCTGGTGTCGATTATGACAGCTCACAATGTTCCACGCGGCTGTTTTGATGGATTTTTAAAAGCAATGGGAGTTTATGACTTGAAGGTAAAGAGTCCAGAGTGGAACCAACACATCAGTGGCTTCCATCtgcacacattttgtgttttttttgttccgtGACCGTACCATAATGTTCCCGGCGTTGGGGATGGACGTGTACACGGCCCACAGTCCCATCTCATCGGCCATGAGGTCGATGTCGGAGGAGCCCCCCCAGCTGTAGGGGAAGGTGTTGTTGTATCCGGCTCCGCTCAGGCTGCGCTGCAGCATCACGCTGCGGGAGCGGAAGTGGTACTGCACCTGCAACGACAAGGTACCCGGGTCACCTCTCCAGCCGTTGctgttctctcccccctcctgcgTTTCCACGGCGACCAGCCTCCTACCAGGATGTTGCTCTGGTGCTTGTTGTAGTAGAGCGACCCGTTGTAGACCACGTGGCCGGTCCCCGCCCAGGGGTGGGGCAGCTGGTGCTGCACAAAGTTCTGCCCCTTGGTGAAGTCCCCCATGGTTCGGTACTCCAGCACACGCCGGCCCTTGTAGTACCCGTCCATCGACCACACCTGACGGAGGAAGAAGCTGCGTGCTCAGGCCTGTGAACTCAGTGACAGCGgaccactctctctctctacacgtCTGATCATAGCTTAGCAGCCGTGACCGGACGCAAAGCAGGTCGGTCGGGCTTTGGACTTCTCCACCTGCCAAAGAGGTGTGCATGGGGCCGCGGCGAGGGGGATATCCGATGAGCTCAGAGggttgtgctttttaaaaaaaaaaaaaagaaacaagctgGTCGAGCCACAAAAGTTGGCATATTCACAGGAAGCGTTACTTCTAAAACCTGCAGTATTACTCCTAAGCTCGGCATTAACTACGTTTCTATGGTGGTGGATTTTAATACTACTTGTTCGTTATCGTAATTGGGCGAATTCACACCAGCCAGTAGTTTTTACTGTAATGAGAATAGGCGaattagttcattttattttctgcgTGAGTCACCGACTGCTGAGGGGCTTCAGCTCGCAGCTTCAGCTAATAAAACCAGCTGGATGGCCCTGTCCCTGCATCCTCCATAGTCTTCAGGCGTCCCCGGAGGAGCAAGAGGacggaggggggacgggggggggggggggatttttgcATCGCCATCGCGGAGGATGAATCAGCCAAAGAGGGACGAGGGGTAAAACAGATGAAGAGAGCAGAGAGCGCTggcgggagagggggagagagggagaaggagagagggggagagggagagagcgggagagggggagaaggagcgcATTCGGGGGAAAAGATGCGCATCATTCTCCCCtcaagcagagaggagcagaggccaGGAGAGACGGACCCGACCAGAGGAGCCCTTGGTGTCGTGGGTCAAAGGAAAGGAAATCGCTGCAGTCGCTGGTGGCAGcacaattaaaaacatcaaatgtaGAAGAAGTAGAAGTTGTAGAATTCATTCAGACAAAGGCAGCTGATTGCCGTGATTCTGCGGGTCTTCAATAACAGTTTTTAACCGAGGCTTGACTCAAGGTTTCGCGATGCCGattgctctctccctccctctctcctccaaaCGCTTCTAGTTCCAACCATTTCCTGCTCCACCAGCTAATCTGATGGAGCTCCTCTATGTTTTAATTCCCTTTAAAATTGCGTTCCAAAGGACGTGGGGTCCCTTTGTTTCCCGGCAGCTGTAATCGTCTCACATTTGAGACGCTCCACATGCTCGATGTAAACAAGCCACAGACGCTGATTATGCAACCGTTCCGGAAAGTGAGCCGGGAGTTGTTGCTCCACACCGGCCTGGTGGATAGGAACCGATTCCGTCTGTCCTGATACAACACCACGACGGTTAAAGGTGAAGAACTAAGACCACAGCTCTGGTTCTGTGCTCATATTTAGTGTTATTTTCTACAATCGCAACTTACTTCATTGACTGATCATTAGCGAATGTAGAGACCTGAAACCGTGTGTCGACGCAGGCCGAAGTTAAACAACCATGCGTTTGATTCAGACTGATGAAGCCTCCCATGCTGCTTTCACACCATCCGTCCTGTCCGTCCCGACTGCAGCTCTTttaatcagccccccccccctcctccatttcttcctctttctgtccacccACTCTTTTCCTGCTTCACACCTCTTCACCAGCCGACTTAattctcttccttctttctttacCTCCCTCTGTTGTTCCGGCAGAGACATCTTGACAGATCGGAGGACATCCACACCTCAGCAGCTGTTCTCAAAGACAGCgacaggtgtgtgcgtgcgtgcgactGTGCGAGTTACAATGTGTGCACAAAGCACAAAACACTGACGAGCTAATAAAGAATTCATAAATGCCAAACCGTGCAGACGCTGTAGTCATGGATACCAAAAGATGTATGAGAAGGAtctacagtgtgtctgtgtgtgtcgccGGTACCAAACAGCTTTCACTGATGACATACATGTTGACGATCTGcaggattttattttaactgataaagaaaatatttatcagacaaatattaaaaataatcctCACTTTGTAGCTCAATGTCACCGGTTTGTGATGAAACGCAGTCGTTGCTCGTAGTTCGAACGCAGCGTTGTCGTCACGACCTTATGAAATGCTGTCACCTGCACCTACGTGTTCAATCCGAGAAAACactgcttttatttgtgtttggatttattgagagagagaaacgtaCCGCATCAAGTTCACTGCAGAGACGTATCGCTGCACGTACAACTTTCCTTAGAAATGTCAGCGATAAACACTAAATCAAAAAATAACAAGTTTGTTTACGAGAGAGCTGCACAGGATTCCTTTAAGATTGAAAAGTGATTTCTGCAAATTACATCTTTTGACTTTCTCTTCCTTGTTTACTGAATGTGTGTAGTGCACATtaacacaaagagagaaaaggcgTCTTAGTCTTtgaacaaacaagcaaacagaCGCTGGGACGAGGGATCGAGACCTGAGACTGAGACAGTCACACGGTCACTGGGAAACaaaaggctgctgctgctgcatacaGCCCCTTCTCATCACCGAGGAGAGGCACTAATAGGGAACAGGCAAGGGTCACCATGGCGATACAAATCACACCTGGCAACTGGGAGACAGTCGCCTTGACAACTAGCGCAATAagggccctgtgtgtgtgtgtgtgtgtgtgtgtgtgtgcaggaaaggGGCGACGCTTTCTAGCGAGAGAAGACAAAGTGCACCTGGGAGTcatcttggggggggggggaagacaaatGCATGAAGGGAAATATAGCGCTTAACCACCTTCTGACCACGTTTACAACCGCTGACTCACTGTGTGTCAGCGGCGGGCCGTGCATCTTCTACCTGGACCTTCTGTGCCGTCTCACCAAGGCTGAATGACCTTATCACGACGCCAGTTGCAGGTCATTATTTGTTCCATAAAATAacaatgtgacatttaaaatgatggaAAAATTACCATGCAACTGTagctgtaaaaacacaaaagcagttcaATTAGGAAAAGCGGTTCACTATTTAACAAAGTTCAACCGGAACTCTTATTTAACAAGATCTTTAACAAGATCTGCTAGCTGGCTTCCTGTTTGACAGAAGTCACGCCGGCCCACGGACCAATCAGGGCGCCCGTTAACGCCAAAGAATACGCCCAAAATAAAGATCCGATTGGTTGAAGACTGTGACAATCAACAATACCATTTAGGCCAGCACTgcgtctcacaaacacacacagagttcaCCTACCCGGCTGTCGGAGCTGGGAATCATTGCATCAGTCATCCAGGAGCCAAAGCGGGACCCCGAGGCTCGCACGGTGATTGGGGTACTAACTGCGGTCAGGCGACCACAACCTGCGAACAAAAGGACGGACGCGGCGCGTTAAATCAGATATTTCCATATATAGTGAAGCTCATATTGGAGTGAGCGATGTGGCCTGTCGAGATCACGTGGCCAGTTTGTTGACCTTATTTTAATTTACCTGAAACTACATGACGTCCACAAAGTAAAACAGGCTGGCGCCAAAAGAATTTACAAGAAACGTCTCCTGCCCCATCAGGGATATTCCCTCAAATGTTCCCCACGTCAATACCGAGTTTGTTCATGCAGCCGTGCAGCCTCGTCTCCAGCAGCAGGACCCTCCGCTGGAGCTCCTCGTAGTCGTACGCCCCGATCTCCTCCTGAATGGCCGTCAGGACGACGGACAGGTTGAGGAGCTCCAGTCGCAGGGCGGCCAGCGTCTGCAGATCCAGCCGGTACTGCTCCACCACCGACAGGAGGGGTCGCAGCTGGGACATCTGGCCCTTCAGCTCCTTAAAGACAGAAGGGGTTAATCGGTCAGGGTGGGGATGAAGAGAGCTTCAGGTCCTCACTCCTCCCTCCGGAGCCAGATGTTGATCTGCTGAGGAGGCTTCCACTTGGATGTGgacgttgtttttttattaccaGAAATATGCAGGTCGCAGGAAACAAGCATTACTCTAAAAATGAATGTCACTGTGTGATTCAAATAGTGTCCGACAAACTACCTGCAGCAACAGGAATAAAAGCACCAGCTctgttattcattattcataaaaaaaggatttgttgCGAGTACAAtctgaatgatgaatgaatcttaaactttttaaacggttcattttcttctcctcctcttttcttttttaaattaaacctTTCTTCATTTGGGCAAAATATATTCATCGAGTCCTTCACATCTACACTGGTGTTGTGATCCTATAATATCAGCCTGAGCTGCTGTCCTGTGCTTCTGGTGCAGATCTCCAATCAGCACCAGAGCAGCAGTGATCAGGTGCTTTCCCTTTTATTACCcttaataatatataaaaatatattttaaaaaaggcccACACACAAATCAATTAGCCGGTtcctttgatgtgtttttaatccCTACAttctgcagagaggaggggacCTGACGGACCACGTTGAGCCTCCACACATCAGACCGCCAAaggcagctctttattttcattttaccgttgtttttgttcaattcattttgttttttgacacaGTGAACTTATTCCACTCGAAGAAAGATTCATATTTAATGTGCAATATATGCCCCGACATGTGCCTCATAAATGACCCAAAACACCACTTTGGTTTCCCCGTTTTAAGTCTGGACACTCTGACGTCGTTTCATCCCACAGGAACAGTTTGCTGTGAGCAAAGAGCTGGGTTGGATCCCAGGATTAAAAGAAGTGTCAAAAGAAGAAGACCAAAACCGTATCATCACGTCGGAACACCTCACAGCGAGTTGGCAGTCAGCCCCTCCCCTCACATCCCCACATCGGGACCTCTGGCTTCTTTTTCTGGCATCGCCACTCGTACGTAattgtaaatgtattaataagCGTCAACATCAATCCCTGCAAAATGCTGCAAAATGTCACGGTCCGTTAAATGGTAATAAACACTTTACCTAGTTAATCCCCCCCCTGCAAagtgtcctcctccttcatcttaATCTCCCTCTAATCTCTCCCCTCCGGTTTCACtctttcatccccccccctctctctgcctaACCTTTAcctcccctctcacccccctttGCTCCTTCCTCTCGCGCCTCCCTCCTGCAGGGAAAATGGTAATAAGCAACAAGccatctcttcctctccatgtcccccctccccccattacTCCTCCATCCAAACCTCCGTCTCTGAGCCCGTCTTAATGTCTCGGTttgacctcctctcctccgtcccccTTGTTTCCCTCCTCCTGAGGGACACAAACACTGTTTGGTTATTGATGAACCCACTGTAGCTGCACGTCGCATCAATATTCACCAGTTCTGCCGCTCAGTACGAAGGCAAAAGCTTATGACTGTGCAAACCCCCAAggagcaacaaacacacacacacacacacacacacccagataaacacacacacacacataagctaACTGCATGAAAACTTAAAAACAGACCCCTGAGCCCTGCGATGTTGTTAAGAAGATGCTCGGCAGAAGATGAAAGGCAGAATGGATTTACGGGGAGGCAGAAACACTCTCTATTTGGAGAAgggaggcatgtgtgtgtgtgtgtgtgtttgttttttagactCCTATCAGTCCAGGTCACATGACATCTGATGCCTTTAAAAACCTGGCATATTAGTCTATAACCAGGTAACGGTACCGGGCCCCTCGAGGCGGCACCGTCAGAACCCTTTGCGGTTGTAGTTGCTGCGATATCCAGCCGACCACATGTCGCATTAAATCAATGAGCTTGCAGTGATTCTCCGGATCTGGGAAGAATTGTTTAGCGGGTTCATTACCGGTTGTTCCGGCCGATGCCCCGGCCTGATAACGTTTGTATTAATGAGGCTGTAATTGAATTGTAAAAGGAGTCTCTGTTGCGTTAGCCGTAAACTGTTATATGTCGCTAAAGCCATCAATGGATTAGCGTAACAGCTTTGAGGAGAGACGCGGtgtcaaataaaaccaatacGAGTCCCTTTATTGCTTCCACTGTATTTATGGCCTTTCTGTTTCTGACGCCAGCATTAAAGGCCACTCCGAGGTTACTCGGGACGTTTATTACATCTCACGTGAGCTCACATTGAACCAGTTCTGACTTAATTAAAGTGCAGAAGTGACTCTCGTTGCCTCCTTCCTTACTGAAGGGAATAACAATCTGGTCCGACCGCATCATTACGCTCAGAGTCTGAAGTCCGGCCCAAAAATGTTCGCGGGACCCGGTGAGCTCTGAAATGGTGATTTGCACATCAAAAGACATCGAGTTTGAACACGATCCAAATTTAGTTGAAAATGTGACGCATGTCCTCACTACAggctgaaaaataaatgaaatatagaATGCTGTCAAACACCTATAACATGTATCCCCAAAAGACTTTCACTTCTCAACCACATTCAGCCCACTTTTCACTATCAAGTCCAAGACCCAATAAGACCACCGGTGTCATTGTGAGTCCTCGGCCGCCACCAGCAGGCATTAAACAAGCAGCGTCACAGCTGATTTGAGTGTTTGGATCACTCGCTCCTCGTTCCTCACATCCTTCCACTCTCCACAGCTCCACAGATAATCTTCAGATTGCCTGCAGTCTTTCTTTTATGTAGTTGGCAGAGACGCCTGCCGGCGGCACCGCGGCAGGAAACACACACGGATGAGATTAATACTCCAAATATAAGAAGTCCGACGCATTAAGATTTCCCTGAATAAAAGACAGCTTATTAcgctctttttctcttctcttcccagAAAAAAACGCTACGCTTCAAGTGTTCTCCTTCGGCTTTGGGGCGTTAGTTTCACGTAGCAATATTGTGATGTGATGATGTTGGAGGCCACGTGACCCTTCAAGacgaacacccccccccacccttcatGAAAGATGCTCGCGTGTCTGAGCGCGTGCAGGAACCTTCAGCTTGGCATGAGTGAAATCAATGTTTTTCACACCAAAGGTTATGTGTTCCCTACAGCGACTGTCttacactgcgtgt
The sequence above is a segment of the Gasterosteus aculeatus chromosome 9, fGasAcu3.hap1.1, whole genome shotgun sequence genome. Coding sequences within it:
- the LOC120825561 gene encoding noelin-2 isoform X1, encoding MSVPMLKIGAVLSTMAMVTNWMSQTLPSLVGLNGTVISSEGTHERIVSGLYPGSEEGWQVYSTASDPDGRCVCTVVAPARNLCKRDPRSRQLRILTEQVQNVSQSMEVVDLRTSRDLQYVRDSEPLLRGVDGRLHTHVANPYGLTTRGLQELKGQMSQLRPLLSVVEQYRLDLQTLAALRLELLNLSVVLTAIQEEIGAYDYEELQRRVLLLETRLHGCMNKLGCGRLTAVSTPITVRASGSRFGSWMTDAMIPSSDSRVWSMDGYYKGRRVLEYRTMGDFTKGQNFVQHQLPHPWAGTGHVVYNGSLYYNKHQSNILVQYHFRSRSVMLQRSLSGAGYNNTFPYSWGGSSDIDLMADEMGLWAVYTSIPNAGNIMVSRLDSRSLEVLRSWDTGFPKRSAGEAFMICGTLYVTNSHLAGAKVHFAYHTNSSTYEYTDIPFHNQYSHISMMDYNPRERALYTWNNGHQVLYNVTLFHVIRSDG
- the LOC120825561 gene encoding noelin-2 isoform X2 → MSPPAAFWLLLLFAVRSCKGLYPGSEEGWQVYSTASDPDGRCVCTVVAPARNLCKRDPRSRQLRILTEQVQNVSQSMEVVDLRTSRDLQYVRDSEPLLRGVDGRLHTHVANPYGLTTRGLQELKGQMSQLRPLLSVVEQYRLDLQTLAALRLELLNLSVVLTAIQEEIGAYDYEELQRRVLLLETRLHGCMNKLGCGRLTAVSTPITVRASGSRFGSWMTDAMIPSSDSRVWSMDGYYKGRRVLEYRTMGDFTKGQNFVQHQLPHPWAGTGHVVYNGSLYYNKHQSNILVQYHFRSRSVMLQRSLSGAGYNNTFPYSWGGSSDIDLMADEMGLWAVYTSIPNAGNIMVSRLDSRSLEVLRSWDTGFPKRSAGEAFMICGTLYVTNSHLAGAKVHFAYHTNSSTYEYTDIPFHNQYSHISMMDYNPRERALYTWNNGHQVLYNVTLFHVIRSDG